Proteins found in one Mucilaginibacter gracilis genomic segment:
- a CDS encoding Mpo1 family 2-hydroxy fatty acid dioxygenase, translated as MANTKKNKSASKSLPLGEVAGSVRQVDVYFNKYADSHQNHSNELIHWVCVPLIVFSLLGLVWSIPFPHIGFLGRYNGFVNWASFLIAFSIYYYYRLSPVLSYCMLLLIFIFSYFIIGLENWQHAGGPMLWQSCLVVFALSWVGQFIGHKIEGKKPSFFDDIKFLLIGPIWLLHFVLLKLKIKY; from the coding sequence ATGGCAAATACAAAAAAAAATAAATCAGCATCCAAAAGCCTCCCCCTTGGGGAGGTTGCAGGGTCTGTTCGCCAGGTTGATGTTTATTTTAACAAATACGCCGACAGCCATCAAAACCACAGCAACGAGTTAATTCATTGGGTATGCGTACCGCTTATTGTATTCAGCTTGCTGGGTTTGGTATGGTCAATTCCATTTCCGCACATCGGCTTTTTGGGCAGGTACAATGGGTTTGTTAATTGGGCGTCGTTCCTCATCGCTTTTTCTATTTACTACTATTACCGTTTGTCGCCTGTGTTATCCTACTGTATGTTGTTGCTAATCTTTATCTTTAGTTATTTTATAATCGGGTTAGAAAACTGGCAGCATGCGGGTGGCCCTATGCTATGGCAATCATGTTTGGTTGTTTTTGCGCTTTCTTGGGTGGGGCAGTTCATCGGCCATAAAATAGAAGGCAAAAAACCTTCATTTTTTGATGATATTAAGTTTTTGCTCATCGGCCCAATATGGCTGCTGCATTTTGTCCTGCTTAAACTAAAAATTAAGTATTGA
- the rny gene encoding ribonuclease Y, with translation MNILYLIIGLLVGVVTGVPIGRFLLRKLFKDQEIAAQSKVKKILKEAENDADILKKNRLLEAKEKFLQMKAEHEQEVNSKNNAINQRENSLKQKEQSLNQKLENANRRDQEVENVKKNLEKQTDIAIKKQEEVELLKNQHVQQLENIAGLSAEEAKNQLVDNLREEARTKAMMQIKDIVDEAKLTATKEAKKIVIQTIQRTATESAIENTVSIFNIDNDEVKGRIIGREGRNIRALEAATGIEIIVDDTPEAIILSGFDPVRREIARLAMHRLVTDGRIHPARIEEVVAKTKKQIEEEIVEIGERTVIDLGIHGLHPELIRMVGRMRYRSSYGQNLLQHSREVANFCATMAAELGLNVKLAKRAGLLHDIGKVPDDNPELPHAILGMQLAEKYKEHPEVCNAIGAHHDEVEMTSMISPIIQACDAISGARPGARREVVESYIKRLKELEELALSYPGVEKTFAIQAGRELRVVVESEKISDAQSEILAADISNRIQTEMTYPGQIKVTVIRETRSVAFAK, from the coding sequence ATGAACATATTATATTTAATTATCGGGCTTTTAGTGGGCGTTGTTACTGGCGTTCCTATCGGCCGTTTTTTACTCAGAAAACTCTTTAAAGATCAGGAAATAGCAGCACAGTCTAAGGTAAAAAAAATACTGAAGGAAGCTGAAAACGATGCCGACATATTAAAGAAGAACCGCCTGCTTGAAGCAAAAGAAAAGTTTTTGCAAATGAAAGCCGAGCATGAGCAGGAAGTAAACTCTAAAAACAACGCCATTAACCAGCGCGAAAATAGTTTAAAGCAAAAGGAGCAATCGTTAAACCAAAAGCTCGAAAATGCTAATCGCCGCGATCAGGAAGTGGAAAACGTGAAGAAAAACCTGGAAAAACAAACCGATATTGCCATTAAAAAGCAGGAAGAGGTTGAGTTGTTAAAAAATCAGCACGTACAACAGTTAGAAAACATAGCTGGCCTATCTGCCGAAGAAGCCAAAAACCAATTGGTTGATAACCTGCGCGAAGAGGCCCGTACCAAAGCCATGATGCAGATTAAGGATATTGTTGACGAAGCTAAGTTAACCGCTACCAAGGAAGCTAAAAAGATAGTTATCCAAACTATCCAACGTACCGCTACCGAAAGTGCTATCGAAAACACGGTATCCATCTTCAATATTGATAACGACGAGGTAAAGGGCCGTATTATTGGCCGCGAAGGCCGCAACATCCGTGCGCTGGAAGCCGCTACCGGTATCGAGATCATTGTTGATGATACTCCGGAAGCTATCATCCTATCCGGTTTTGACCCCGTTAGGCGCGAAATTGCCCGTTTAGCCATGCACCGCTTAGTTACCGACGGGCGCATACACCCGGCACGTATTGAAGAGGTGGTTGCCAAAACCAAAAAGCAAATTGAAGAAGAAATTGTTGAAATAGGCGAGCGTACCGTGATTGATTTAGGCATTCACGGCCTGCACCCCGAACTGATACGTATGGTTGGCCGTATGCGTTACCGCTCATCATACGGGCAAAATTTGTTGCAGCACTCGCGCGAGGTTGCTAACTTTTGCGCCACTATGGCTGCCGAATTGGGCCTTAATGTTAAATTGGCCAAACGCGCAGGCTTACTGCACGATATAGGCAAGGTGCCTGATGATAACCCCGAATTGCCACACGCTATTTTAGGTATGCAACTGGCCGAGAAATATAAAGAACACCCCGAAGTTTGCAACGCCATTGGTGCCCACCACGATGAAGTGGAAATGACGAGCATGATATCGCCCATCATTCAAGCTTGCGATGCCATATCGGGCGCACGCCCTGGCGCACGCCGCGAAGTTGTTGAAAGCTACATTAAACGTTTAAAAGAGCTCGAAGAACTGGCACTGTCGTACCCGGGTGTCGAAAAAACCTTTGCTATACAAGCCGGCCGCGAGTTGCGCGTTGTTGTAGAAAGCGAAAAAATAAGCGATGCCCAGTCGGAAATATTGGCTGCCGATATTTCAAACCGCATTCAAACCGAAATGACCTATCCCGGCCAGATCAAGGTTACCGTTATCCGCGAAACCAGGTCGGTAGCGTTTGCTAAGTAA